In the genome of Drosophila kikkawai strain 14028-0561.14 chromosome 2R, DkikHiC1v2, whole genome shotgun sequence, the window ATACTGCCGCGTTCCGGCGATACAACGAACGTTTTCGCCGGGAAATGGCCAAACACGAGGAGATGCAGCGATGCGCCATCGATGCCATGAGGGTTCACAGGTGAGTTAAAGAAATAGAGGAATTATTGAAGTTAatcctttgaaaattagtaaGGGTTAAtcatatttaagaatttaatacattataatttataattcgaCTCCTTTGTTAATACTTACAAAGGACCTTTGCCATAACAACTTTCTGGCTGCCATTGCACTCGAAGCGGGAAATCAACTCTACGCTGGAGACCCTCGAACAGGTGAGAGAGAGAACTGAATAAAATCTGAGGTGCAATTCCGCTAACAGGTATTTTTGGGTTCAGGTTCTCACCGCGAAGGAAAGACGACGCCTGCAGGAGATACTCAAACATCGCTGAAACAACAGCCACTGCTCGAAGGCCACTCCACCGAATGGGAATCATCCTCATCCCTGTCGACATCATCTGCCAGGGCTAAGTGAATTCCATTTAGCTTGGATTTCACTTTGCCTGGGAGCCTGATTTTTCCTCGCtcacttctttatttttcacttttccta includes:
- the LOC108074413 gene encoding uncharacterized protein produces the protein MDKLRGNNAGGENPFKRPMNALQKQWYRVLLARRVGFGQRPPPDERELTYADICRKRYTAAFRRYNERFRREMAKHEEMQRCAIDAMRVHRTFAITTFWLPLHSKREINSTLETLEQVLTAKERRRLQEILKHR